ACTTCCTGATTACTTACGCTTGAGGTTCCGTTGCCAAATGGTAGGGTACCGCTGATCCTAATTTCCCTTAGTCTCTCATGAAACAAGTTAGTGAATCGCTATGATTGTTCACGGGGTACATATGTCATATATACATTAGGTGTGGCCTCTATGTTCTCACTGTGTGAAGACGCACGAGTTTAGGTATGGCCTATGTACCATGTCTCTTGACAAGCTGCTCATTCAATTGACCAACATAGTCCCGAAATGGCCGTAGGGGCGTCTTGTGGAACGAAACCACCTATTGTTTATGTGGAATGATAGTGGGATTGGTAAACATGGATCAACCGTTGCAATAAACGAGACTAGGGTTGGAAATCCTTACGTCGATCATCTCTTAGTCCCACAAGCAGTTCAAGTGGGACGCCAAGTTTCCATAGCGGGATCTTTAAAAACCCTTATCTTATCTGATTGACGCGATCAGCCATACATACAAAGTATTTGTGCTTTGGGAGCATATTCACGAGGGAAAAATAACGTCTTTGgttaattatatagactagatGGCTAAGGGTATTTAGGACAAGATTGTCTGTTACCACCGCATAATGTATCTTAGACTGCCATGCACTTGTGCCGCTAGACTCCCTTTACGATCTCACCAAGCAATGTACTATGAATGTATCATTATCGGTGaaactttaaattatagctaacattatatatatcgtCATGAGCAGCTTATTCATGTCACAAGGTAATGAGTGTTCCAGCGAAATGTAAATTCGCGGACAGAAACGCGTAGCTCTCGCTTTGAGGTAAAGGTAATCGCGGCAATATAAAATACTTATTGACTATCGGCAGTTTTCGAACTTTTATATAGTGAAAACCACACAGTGGGTAACTTGAAGATCCGAAATTAGGGAACACCAGACGAACCTAGCAGCTGAGAGTGGAACTTCCAGGTCCATTGTGGCAAGGGTGTCATCACCGTATTATTTCTAGGCTATATGCTCTATCCGATTAACAGGTATTCTGGAGAGGAAAAGATGTACGAACACCCCCACCGAACCACCGCTATCTTTCAAGGCCCTCATCCCTACAGTCGTTTAAGATCTACAGAGCTTATTTGCCTTCGTTTAATGTGTCGTAGTTCACTATAGTACGTGTTTGTATTCGTAAATATGCCCACCGGGAAACTCGCAGTTATATTTCTTGTAGGGAACAGCATATATGGTACTTATTTTGTAGAGGGAGATCGAATCCCTCATATATGGATAGTACTGAGCATGAATTACCATATTTGCTGGAAGTTGCTGGCTGATATATTCAGCTTCTTAAATACTATCCTTTCCACAATATATATCCACCAAGTTGTGTTTAATTAACCACACAATCCGAATGTTTCGTAAACAGGTGACCTGGGTACAGTAGGATACACTACCAGTATTGTAACAAGCAATACTTTTAATCTTACAGAGATAATAGTATAGAGAGCAATGATATGCAGATCGTTGAAGTTTCGGAATGCTCCCGAGATCGAGTACCGGAGTTGGTCCAATCACGTCATATAAGACTTATCTCCACTACGGTATTTCCGACATTTCCACCACTTGTACCCCGCAAGCACATTTACTGGACGAGGCACTTCCCCTACCGTTTGAATAACACCCAATAGAAATTTGTTCAAGGTATGTTATGCTGCCAGCCGGCAAGCTGAGGACGGTAAACGTGTTTGTTCGACGTGACTGAGATCCGGATACCCCGCAGAACCCTGTTATTTCTCGACAATGCCTTTGGTCGCGCAAAACCCCTTGCCAAGGGCCCTCCTTGGTCTTATGACGTTTGGCCCCGATGAGTCTAAGGGCGCTCGGATCACGTCTCTCGAAGAATTCAACAAGTGCCTGGACTATTTCCAACAGCAGGGATTCAATGAAATCGACACGGCTAGGATTTACGTCGGAGGGGCGCAGGAGGCCTTTACAGCTCAGGCGAAATGGAAAGAGCGTGGGTTAACTCTGGCAACGAAATGGTATCCTCATAACCCGGGCGAACACAAACCCAGTGTTCTCCGTGAGAAGCTTGAGCTTTCCCTGAAGGAGCTGGGAACGAACCAGGTCGATATATTCTATCTTCATGCTCCTGATCGGTCAGTTCCTTTTGCTGAGACTCTTGAGGAAGTCAACAAGCTACATAAAGAGGGAAAGTTTGTTCAACTGGGTCTGAGTAATTACACGGCATTTGAGGTCGCAGAAATCGTTACTCTTTGTGCTGAGAGAGGCTGGGTGCGACCGACAATATATCAAGCGATGTATAACGCCATTAGTGAGTTGGCCTCATACCAAAGGAATCTACAGTcggtttccctttctttgaaTGGTACTGACCGGTGTTACCGTAGCACGTTCGATTGAGACCGAGCTAGTCCCCGCCTGCAAACGTTATGGCATTGATATCGTAGTCTATAACCCCCTTGCCGGCGGTATCTTATCTGGTAAGTATAAGACAAAAGACATCCCTGACGAGGGAAGGTACAGCGACAAATCGATCAGTGGCGCCCTGTACCGCAAACGCTATTTTAGGGATGCAACATTCGATGCGCTGCGAGTCATTGAGCCTGTTGTCGAGAAGCATGGCCTGACACTTCCCGAGACCGCGATTCGCTGGATTCACCATCACTCGGCTCTCAATATGACAGACAATGGCCGCGACGGAATTATCATTGGCGTGAGCAGCTTCGCGCAGCTGCAAAGTAACCTCAAAGACGTCCAAAAAGGCCCCCTGCCTGAAGAAGTTGTTGAAGCGCTGGATAAGGCGTGGTTAATCTCTAAGCCAACTGCTCCGAACTATTGGCACCTCGACCTGAAATACACATATAACACCCAGCAGGCCCTGTTTGGCCCAAAGTCAACAGCGTAGAGCACCCTATCCATAGCTCTCTTTGACGCGCTTGATTGGTGTTTCAGTGGCGTGTTctagtcttttatttttggcGCGTAGGATagactactactagtagttctAGAACGCAAAGGAACTAAAATCAATCCAATAACTACCGCCACAAAGCCTTCCCAGTTGCCAAGTCAACTTCCACGCCAGGTACTAGCTCCACAGTATGGTTCTAGGCCGTAGGAGATGGCTGGACTAGGCCCCTGCAACATGTAAAAGGATACTTGCATCCTGAGCTTCTACGACCGGAAAATCCAACGATGCTTGAGGTCACGAGGTGAGTACATATCTCTGCCTGTAAGAGTGGCGGCCATACTGCGGACATTAGAAGTTCTATCTATACCTCAACTCAAACGAACatgaaggaagaaataaCAACGACAATAGTATGTCACTGGTTCAGTCCCTTACATTCCAACAAGTTCCAGATCAGTGAAATgtgacttcttttcctgcCACCAAAAAGTAGTCATCTCTTCCACCTGAACCGTGTGCATCGTCCTTGCGCAAAATGCTCGGTTACTACCTCACTCTCCTCTAGAATTCCAACAAATTTCGCAGAGACTCGAGTTTTGCCAATAACTTGGTTTAATTTCGCCTGCCTGGTTGTCCTCACATACTGCATGGCCTGGAAAGCACATTCTTGTCTCCCCCTTGCGGGAGGTAGTGAACAACCTCTCGATTCGAATTGAAGCAAGGAAGGTGGTTGAAGTAACGTGGAGAATGTGACAATCTACAAATGTCGAACCAGACAATTCGACCGATTGGCCATTCTGCAGCGCTTCCAGATAAGTAACTGCTGGTAACAATCATATGTAACATATTGCGCAGGATGCTAACAGTAGGAAGAACTGCAAGGCATCGCACGCCGTGACATTTGCGGAGGTCACAGTTACTCTTCTGATGATTGTGAAGAGCTCGGCCAATTGAATAGAAGATATGAATCAATATTGTAAACACAGGCTAGCCTGGATACTACGAAGTGCTTGTCGGGATTTCCATTTCTCCCCACTGCAAAACGTGCTTGACGAAAAATGCCGCAGTGACACCTTAGCATAGGCTAGTGATGCCTGAGCCATGAAGACATGCTCAGCAGTATCCAGTAGCGTCTGGACCCTACCCAAGAGATTCCAGGCTTCCACGATTGCCGGACTGCCGGACAGCTGAAGCTGCACCGCTTTCCAACGTCTAATTATCGAATTTCGAAGTCTCATGATGCCAGGTGGGACTGGTGGCGGAAAGCTATGGTGGCATTTGCACACAAGTGATGCCCCTTGAGCTTGGATAAAGTTATTATCACTCATAATAAATGGTGAAAGGCTATAAAAGAAACACATTTACCCTGTGCGAAATCGAACAAGACAACAACAGCACCGCCGGGAAGTTGAGCCAGTTGCTAATAGGATTAAAATGCCCGTTGTCATAGCTCGCTCACTGCAGAAGGATGCCATCGCCTCGGTGGAATCTGACTCCTCAAAATCATCAGACGTTGAAAAGAACCCCATCATCTTGACTAGTAAGCCTACTACTGCCTCTGATGATTCAACGCTTGGCGATACCTCCGACGACCGCCGCTTTTGGTTCCAGCGGTCGAAAAGCCATGACTCAAATGCCATCGCAACCCAGCCGTCAGTGTTCGACGATCCTGAACTTATCTCCGAATATAGACCCCGACCAGAATGGGAAAACGCTCACCGCTTCGACCCATCAGCAAGATGGACATGGGGTGAAGAGAATGTAAGTTAGGTCCCAATTCCATATGGGAGAGTATAGGTGCAGTCTGACCCTCATTCAGAAAGCTGTCAGAAGGCTCGACATGCGAATCATGGTACTAGCATGCATGATGATGACAGCATTGGAGCTTGATCGCTCGAATATCCGTACGTGCCTGACCCGTTACAGATAAGATTGGCGTCATCTAAAGAACTGTATCCGCACAGAGCAAGCCAACGCCGATAATTTCCTATCTGATCTCGGATTATCAAGGAATGGTTAGCATACTCAAGCTCCCAGATGCGGTTCATCCAAACTGATTGATAAATTTAACTCTTTCAGACTATAACCTCGGAAATACCATCTTCAAGCTGTTTTATCTCTTAAGCGAGATTCCCGCCCAGCTTATTGGCAAATATATCGGCGTCGATCGGTGGATCCCCATACAAATGACCTCCTGGTCGTTGGTAGCCCTCTGTCAGTTCTGGCTGCGGGATAGAACATCTTTCTTGGTTTGTCGGGCCTTGATTGGTATGTTCTCAGGAGGGTTTACGCCTACCGTAGGTGGCTCTGGCTGCTAGAATATTCTTAGATTCTCACTTACAGATGCAGATGATCCTATATCTCTCTTACTTCTATAAGCATCATGAGCTTTCTATCCGTCTAGGGTTCTGGTACTCTGCACAGGCAGTCGCGGACGTCCTAGCAGGGCTTCTAGCGTATGGCATACTGCACCTACGTGGCTATGCTGGCCAGGCTGGTTGGCGTTGGCTTTTCTTAATCGAGGTTAGTACGTTCTCCTTTTGATATATGCCCTACGAAAAATTGACTGTTTTGCAGGGCTCCTTCACTTTACTTCTCGCcattctatcttttcttttcctaccACCGTCTGTGACACAGACGGCGAGCTGGGCACGGGGCAAAAAGGGCTGGTTTACGGAGCGGTAATTCTCCCTGTGTCTGGACCTCGCGCCTGTGCAAGGGTGACACTAATTGGATATGGTTGATAGGGAAGAAATAATTCTGGTCAATCGCATTATTCGCGAGGACCCAAGCAAGGGCTCTATGGGAAACAACGAACCCTTAACAGCCAAACTTGTGTGGCAGAGTTTCAAAGATTACGACCTGTGGCCACTCTACATGATTGGTCTTATTTTCTTGGTGCCATATAGTGAGTATATCGCTCTCTTTAGCACTTCTGCACTGAGCATACAGTGTGGAACCTAACTAACCTAAATTGTTTGAACAGCAACGATTTCCCAATACTTTACGCTATTAATGACTGATTTTGGATTCGGGGAGTTTAATGTCATCCTACTCGCCATTCCATGCAGTGTAAGTGGGCCAAACCCTATGCCACTATAGAGCTACGTACCTGGTGATTTGCTGACCAATGGGCAGGTCATAGGGATTTTAACTAGGATCATTCTTACCTACGCCGCTGAGATCCTCGGGTCCCTTGCATGGATGGGAGCTGTGGCCCAAGTCTGGACCCTCCCAATGCTTATCTATATGAATGTGGTCGATTTCAGTCAGACCAAGAGATGGGTTGCGTGGACGGTCCTGACCTTGATTCTTTCGTTCCCCAGTCGTATGTTCGATAGTTCCACCCGGTGCCGTTTCTATTAGATCCAGACTAACAGCTACATGTTCCTAGCTCATGCACTCCAAGCGGGATGGAACTCTCGCAACTCCAATAGCGTGCGGTCCCGGGCACTATCAGCGGCTATGTATAATATGTGCACGCAGCTATCCGGGATAATCGCGTCGAATGTCTATCAAGATTGTGAGTGTGATGAGTCCGAAGCCATTCACCAGGGATATGGCGTTCGAATTCCTTGGCTAATTAGGCAACCATTCCAGGGGACGCTCCTCGCTATGTGCAGGGCAACCGAGTGCTTCTCGCTCTGGTCTGCACCAACATCGCCGTGTACGCCTTGACCAAGATCTACTATATACTGCGTAACCGTCACCGAGATCGGAAGTGGACGGGGATGACGGAGGAGCAGAGAATTGACTACATCGCAACCACAAAGGATACAGGGAATAAGCGATTAGATTTTCGGTTTGCGCATTAACGAGTTAAGATGAAGACTTGACTAATAGGAAACGTAATCGATGCTTGGCCTTGGAGACTAGAATGGAATAATTTATATGCATGGTCATTGTTTTATGCTCCGTCAGTTTACCGATTCGGGCCATTGACGCAGATTAGTCAAACCCGCCAAGACTCCTGGCCAAATATAGAAAGTGATCAGGCGTCCCCACCGGGAATCACGTGTGGCTGTCCCGCCACGACCCCAAGGGGCTTAGCGGGCAACCCCGTTCCTGGAATCCTCGAATCATTCGCTGCAGACGGCCAAAAGGCTCACGTACTACATTTGAGTTGACCTTCAACTTGTCCTGTCCTTTTGAATTCCCATAAACTCCCAAGTCCCCCTCCGCCCTTACATGGTGTCATTCCGCCTCCTGCGCCATTAGTACCGAAACTCAGaacctttctttttcttcctcccccgTCATTCGAATTACCATATAGAAACTCAACCCGAATACTTGGCGCAGACGTGgccgcagcagcaacaaTCCCCTGGCGGTTTTGTTATTTATGAGCTGCAGGTCCCTGACCAAAATCTCCTAAACAACTCTTCTCTCGAGAAAGTGGTAGATACCGATTCCGATCCTTATGCTTCGATTTCTGTCCGATTCTCTCGTTTTTGTATAAATTCTATGGAGGATACTGCGTCCGCCTCGGCATTCCCCTCGTTACTCTATCCGTCGACTTAAAAGCAGCGCCAACCTTCGATTTGATTGAACAACCCCCTtacctttgtcttttccGGTTGGATCTCCTGCGCACAGGATCCAGTGGTTGAGTGAAGGTTTTTACtcttttcctattttctGTGTATTGCGGAAGATTGAGACATGGTGGCTTCAGATAGTTCGCACTTGTTGGGGCAGGAGGAGGTCAGGGACACCGAGCCGGTTCTCGACGCCCCCGATTCCGATGAGGAAATGACCACGAATCGACCCCCCATGCACCGGTCCGTGACGGACGGTCGCGCGCAACAACCGCTACTAAAAGATGAGCACCGGCGATTATCAAATGCCAGCTTCGGTAATGGTGCTGCTTCGGAAGGCAGGCCTATGCTGCACCACCATACACGAAGGCCGACAGTCAGGAGTAGTGGCACGGAACATAACGCAGAGCAGGATACTCGGCGAAAATACATCATTGCATCCGGTTTTCTCCTATTGAGTTTGGCGAGTTTTGTGATACAGACCGAGACTGCCGTATATATCGCCGGTGAACTGGGCTGGGATAAGCCCTACTGCATGCTGTAGGTTGCGCTGTTCAGATCTCCACTTCTTATTGGTTCCCACGCCTTACTGTTCAATGGCTGACGGCTGCATGACTGACTCGCAGTTATCTTACACACGGTTCGTGGTCCCTTCTCTGGCCAGTTCAACTCCTTATTCTACGGTTGCAGAAGAGGAAACTCTCCTGGGACGCATTCTGGCGACGTcatgtcttcctcctccgcacGACCGCACAGATGGTCGAGTCTCAAGATATGCACGTAACCTCCCGCCGTTCCCCGATTCCGTACATGCTCAAGACCACAGCATTCGTGACAATGTCCCTCACCGTTGCCGGTGGCTCATGGTACTTGGCTGTCAATATGACGACAGCGAGCGACCTGACCGCCATCTATAATTGCTCCGCCTTCTTTGCCTATGCATTCTCCATCCCACTCCTCAAAGACAAGCTTCGCTTCGATAAGGTATTTGCCGTAATTGTGGCCATTGTTGGGGTTCTCGTGGTGGCATATGGAGATAGAGACGAAGGCAAGCATGCGGATGGCACCCCGGGTaaaggagaaggtcaagtAAACAATAGGCTCTTGGGCAATCTTATCATCGGTATCGGTAGTATACTCTACGGTCTGTACGAGGTACTATATAAGAAGTACGCCTGCCCGCCGGAAGGCACCAGTCCCGGACGCAGCATGATCTTCGCAAACACCTTCGGCAGTCTGATCGGATGCTTTACTCTATTCGTGCTCTGGATCCCCCTGCCTGTCCTCCACATCCTAGGCTGGGAAACCTTCCGTTGGCCCACCGGAGAAACCGCCTGGATGCTCCTCATCTCCGTCGCTGCCAATGCCAGTAAGTCCACATATATAATGAAAACCCACCCCAGTAAACCCCCAAAGtaaaaccaaaaccaaaaaccaacccaaaccaaaccacAAAGTGAATACCAAGAAACAATGacacaaagaaagaaaacactaACCATGCATTCACTTCACCTAAACAGCCTTCTCAGGATCCTTCCTAGTCCTCATCTCCCTGACTTCCCCGGTTCTCTCCTCCGTCGCCTCTCTCCTCACCATCTTCCTGGTCGCCATCGTCGACTGGCTCCGAACAGGCCAACCCCTGtccacatcctccatcaTCGGCGGTGTCCTCATCATCGCAGCTTTCTTGCTCCTAAGCTGGAGTACTTACCGCGAAATGAACGAGGAGAGGAAAAAGTGTCTCGAAAACGAACAAGTGGAATCCGACAGCGACGACTAAGATCCCTCGATGTCTCGTGAACCGGATAGATCCGGTTATGTTCTGTTCATTGTTTGTTATTTCggttttttactttatttctGAAAAGCCCCGGTCTTAACTTTCTATACCTTGCCGCCTTACCTTTACCTCCTTTGCTTACTTTATATGTTTATTACCATTCGTTGATTGagttatattatagaattgGTTActgtcttttcttatttgtTACATGGCGGTGTTGATTAGAGTGTTCGAGGTTTCccctattttttttttttttgcttcgTCAATGTACATTTTTACTCTCGTTCTTTGTCTTgtacttttcttccctttcttgtttttaATGGGATAAAGTGCTGTGTTCGGGGTATAGGAGTAGGGGAGTTCTGAAAATTCTCTCCCTCACGGGGGTACACACCATGCAATACACATACTACTTCTATACATTCGACGATTAGATGCGTTGGCGTCAATGCAAAAGGCTCGGCAGAGTCGATCAAGTTGGCTTGGTTTCTCTATACTAGGTACAAGAACAGGAAATGTAGGGCGCAGTGCACGCTGTCCTTAGATCCCTATATGACATGAACATCAAGGGCGATCTCCCAGAGATAAGAGGATGCTGTACATGGGCAGTAAGGAAGGTGTTTAAATAGATTAggaaaaaaggggaaagacgTGAACAACGGTTTTACGTTTATCTGGGCCCAAGCTTGTCCAGGGCACGAGCACCCTGTTCTTGCCATTCTTGCTTGGTGACCCACATATCCTCCTTGTCGGCGATCTGAGAGATAGTTAGACGACCTGAGCCTAAGTTGAGTAGAAGTATGGATAGGGTTCAAGTACTTACCAAATTAGCAAGGACAGCGCCGCCTAGGAAGACCATGTGTCTCCGTCTTGGCGGGTCCTCAATCCGCACCTTGAATTTCTGGACGAGAGTTAGCGTATATCTCCTGTAAAGAATGCTATTAGACATACGTTCAGCCTCTCCGGGTCTCCATGCAGTACACGTGTGAGCCATAActgcttcagctccttctccagtCGTGATGGCAGACCAGGGTACATGCTGCTTCCTCCACTGAGCACGATGGCCTTGTACAAACTAGAGCGAACATCCACATCGGCGCCCTGGATGGTGTTGAAGAGCATCTCGGCGATACCGGGCTGATCCACGTCCACCAGGTGCGGCTGGAAGAGACACTCGGGGGCCTCGAAACGCTCACTTCCGACACGGATGACCCGACCGTCAGGGAGAGTGTAGGATTCGACAAGAACAGTTGTGTCCTCCGAAAGCTTCTTGTCCAACTCCAAATCATAGGAAACGTAGCAAAGCTTCTCCTTAATCTGGCGCACAGTCTCGAAGTCGGCCGTACGGTTTAGGGCATAACCGcggcgaaggaggagggcGATCATGTTACGGGTGACATCACGACCCGCGACATCCAATCGACGGATGTGGTGGTTAAGGACGGTGGATTCGTATACCGGAATAATGTGCGTGACACCATCACCGGAGTCGACAACCACACCGCTGCTAAGACCTAATAGACCACATGAGCTTCTTGCGCTGCCGCATCATGGGGAATCCTAGCACATACCCTGGGCGTATAGTGCAAGCACAGCTTGAATAGCGACGTATACACCGCCGAAGTTGTAGCCTTCCAGCATGACCTCGGCCATCTTCTCGCGGTTCTTTAAAGGGTTCATAGGGGGTTCGGTAAGGAGGATTTTGCGACCGGTGGGATCGATACCCAACTTCTCATAAAAGGTAAAGTTCCATAGGTGTTGCATATCATCCCAGTTCTTCACTATTCCATTCTCCATCTATCCATTGGGCACGGATCAGCAACTTGGAGGCGCACAATCGGAGAGCGACAACGAGCCGCGGGGACAAGACGTACGGGATAGCTGATCTGAAGCATTGATCTGGCAGCGGCAGCTTCATCTCCGCACATAATATCCTTGACAACAATGTCGCCGGCCTGTTCCTCAGTTCGCAGTATAGGCCGCCCCACTATTGAGGGGAACTGGTGCTCGGGGAAGTTCTAATAAATAGCAACAAAGTAAACAGATAGCTCTTCGAGTGTTGCATGGGTCGTGCAAGTGGAAGATATACCTGCGCAGCATATCCGACCTTGAGGAAACCGGTTCCTCCG
The sequence above is a segment of the Aspergillus flavus chromosome 4, complete sequence genome. Coding sequences within it:
- a CDS encoding uncharacterized protein (expressed protein), producing MPTGKLAVIFLVGNSIYGTYFVEGDRIPHIWIVLSMNYHICWKLLADIFSFLNTILSTIYIHQVVFN
- a CDS encoding putative aflatoxin B1-aldehyde reductase GliO-like protein, which produces MPLVAQNPLPRALLGLMTFGPDESKGARITSLEEFNKCLDYFQQQGFNEIDTARIYVGGAQEAFTAQAKWKERGLTLATKWYPHNPGEHKPSVLREKLELSLKELGTNQVDIFYLHAPDRSVPFAETLEEVNKLHKEGKFVQLGLSNYTAFEVAEIVTLCAERGWVRPTIYQAMYNAITRSIETELVPACKRYGIDIVVYNPLAGGILSGKYKTKDIPDEGRYSDKSISGALYRKRYFRDATFDALRVIEPVVEKHGLTLPETAIRWIHHHSALNMTDNGRDGIIIGVSSFAQLQSNLKDVQKGPLPEEVVEALDKAWLISKPTAPNYWHLDLKYTYNTQQALFGPKSTA
- a CDS encoding major facilitator superfamily domain-containing protein, encoding MPVVIARSLQKDAIASVESDSSKSSDVEKNPIILTSKPTTASDDSTLGDTSDDRRFWFQRSKSHDSNAIATQPSVFDDPELISEYRPRPEWENAHRFDPSARWTWGEENKAVRRLDMRIMVLACMMMTALELDRSNIQQANADNFLSDLGLSRNDYNLGNTIFKLFYLLSEIPAQLIGKYIGVDRWIPIQMTSWSLVALCQFWLRDRTSFLVCRALIGMFSGGFTPTMILYLSYFYKHHELSIRLGFWYSAQAVADVLAGLLAYGILHLRGYAGQAGWRWLFLIEGSFTLLLAILSFLFLPPSVTQTASWARGKKGWFTEREEIILVNRIIREDPSKGSMGNNEPLTAKLVWQSFKDYDLWPLYMIGLIFLVPYTTISQYFTLLMTDFGFGEFNVILLAIPCSVIGILTRIILTYAAEILGSLAWMGAVAQVWTLPMLIYMNVVDFSQTKRWVAWTVLTLILSFPSPHALQAGWNSRNSNSVRSRALSAAMYNMCTQLSGIIASNVYQDWDAPRYVQGNRVLLALVCTNIAVYALTKIYYILRNRHRDRKWTGMTEEQRIDYIATTKDTGNKRLDFRFAH
- a CDS encoding actin-related protein (Arp2/3 complex subunit, putative) — encoded protein: MAEMPIVLDGGTGFLKVGYAAQNFPEHQFPSIVGRPILRTEEQAGDIVVKDIMCGDEAAAARSMLQISYPMENGIVKNWDDMQHLWNFTFYEKLGIDPTGRKILLTEPPMNPLKNREKMAEVMLEGYNFGGVYVAIQAVLALYAQGLSSGVVVDSGDGVTHIIPVYESTVLNHHIRRLDVAGRDVTRNMIALLLRRGYALNRTADFETVRQIKEKLCYVSYDLELDKKLSEDTTVLVESYTLPDGRVIRVGSERFEAPECLFQPHLVDVDQPGIAEMLFNTIQGADVDVRSSLYKAIVLSGGSSMYPGLPSRLEKELKQLWLTRVLHGDPERLNKFKVRIEDPPRRRHMVFLGGAVLANLIADKEDMWVTKQEWQEQGARALDKLGPR